One Hemiscyllium ocellatum isolate sHemOce1 chromosome 36, sHemOce1.pat.X.cur, whole genome shotgun sequence genomic region harbors:
- the LOC132833259 gene encoding protocadherin-10-like isoform X2, whose translation MLVWCLLVCIWWDPVASQIRYSVPEEQEHGTFVGNIAEDLGLDVTKLAARRFQTVASSRSPHLEVNLENGVLFVNEKIDREELCKQSPSCLLHLEVFLENPLELFRVEIEIVDINDNAPAFPEADLTVEISESASAGTRLPLESAFDPDVGSNSLRTYQITPNGYFELDVQTQGDGNKFAELVLEKPLDREQQALHRYVLTAVDGGLPQRTGTALLTVRVLDSNDNVPVFGQPVYTVSLEENSPPGTLLLQLNATDRDEGKNGEVIYSFSSHVSARVKELFSLDPRTGWLEVKGDVDYEESSLHQLYVQAKDLGPNAVPAHCKVLVRVTDVNDNAPEISFSTVSESVSEAAAPGTVVALLSVTDRDSGDNGQLHCEILGQVPFQLKSSFKNYYTVVTDGPLDREHGDSYTITVLARDRGSPPLASSKSIRVQVGDENDNAPRFSEAAYDVYVSENNVPGAYIYAVSAADPDLGQNAYISYSILECDIQGMSVFTYVSINSENGYLYALRSFDYEQLKEFRFTVQALDSGSPALGSNATVNILIVDQNDNAPSIVSPVSRNGSSRELVPRSAEPGYLVVRLVAVDADDGENARLTFYIARGNELGLFRMDWRSGELKTARRFPAAGAAPYELLIEVRDHGQPPLSATATVLVLAVDSAVERPGERGNRAGGPKDHALDLTLILIIALGSVSFVFLLAMIMLAVRCQKDKKLNLSSCLAGEGCACCRQARNRKKKLSKSDIMLVQTSSANAAQVSVEEGGFGHHSQNYCYQVCLTPESAKTDLMFLKPCSPSRSTDAEHNSCGAIIAGYTDQQPDIISNGSILSNEIKHQRTELSFLVDRPRRVNSSAFQEADIVSSKDSGHGDSEQGDSDHDATNRAQNSGRSPRCILLQLGESRTVQDSDFSTTAVNAAL comes from the exons ATGTTAGTGTGGTGTCTCCTGGTTTGCATCTGGTGGGACCCGGTCGCCTCTCAGATCCGCTACTCGGtgcccgaggagcaggagcatggCACCTTCGTGGGCAACATCGCTGAGGACTTGGGTCTGGACGTGACCAAGTTGGCGGCGCGCCGCTTCCAGACGGTGGCCAGCTCCCGGTCCCCTCACCTGGAGGTGAACCTGGAGAACGGCGTCCTGTTCGTCAACGAGAAGATCGACCGGGAGGAGCTGTGCAAGCAGAGCCCGAGCTGCCTGCTGCACCTCGAGGTCTTCCTGGAGAACCCGCTGGAGCTCTTCCGCGTCGAGATCGAGATCGTGGACATCAACGACAACGCCCCCGCCTTCCCGGAGGCCGACCTGACGGTGGAGATCTCCGAGAGCGCGTCGGCCGGCACCCGCCTGCCGCTGGAGAGCGCCTTCGACCCGGACGTGGGCAGCAACTCGCTGCGGACCTACCAGATCACCCCGAACGGCTACTTCGAGCTGGACGTGCAGACTCAAGGGGACGGGAACAAGTTCGCCGAGCTGGTGCTGGAGAAGCCGCTGGACCGGGAGCAGCAGGCGCTGCACCGGTACGTGCTGACCGCAGTAGACGGCGGCTTGCCCCAGCGGACCGGGACCGCCCTGCTCACCGTCAGGGTGCTGGACTCCAACGACAACGTGCCGGTGTTCGGCCAGCCGGTGTACACCGTCAGCCTGGAGGAGAACTCGCCTCCCGGCACGCTGCTGCTGCAGCTTAACGCCACCGACCGAGACGAGGGGAAGAACGGGGAGGTGATCTACTCGTTCAGCAGCCACGTCTCGGCCCGGGTCAAGGAGCTGTTCAGCCTGGACCCCCGGACCGGCTGGTTGGAGGTGAAAGGGGACGTGGATTACGAGGAGAGCAGTTTGCACCAGCTGTACGTGCAAGCCAAGGACCTTGGCCCCAACGCGGTCCCGGCTCACTGCAAGGTGCTAGTGCGGGTCACCGACGTGAACGACAACGCACCGGAGATCAGCTTCAGCACCGTGTCCGAGTCGGTGAGCGAGGCGGCGGCTCCGGGCACCGTGGTGGCTCTGCTCAGCGTCACCGACCGGGACTCGGGCGACAACGGGCAGCTGCACTGCGAGATCCTGGGCCAGGTGCCCTTCCAGCTCAAGTCCTCCTTCAAGAACTACTACACGGTGGTGACGGACGGGCCGCTGGACCGGGAGCACGGCGACTCGTACACCATCACGGTGCTGGCGCGGGACCGCGGCTCGCCCCCGCTGGCCTCCAGCAAGTCCATCAGGGTGCAGGTGGGCGATGAGAACGACAACGCGCCGCGGTTCTCCGAGGCTGCCTACGACGTGTATGTGAGCGAGAATAACGTGCCCGGGGCGTACATCTACGCGGTGAGCGCCGCCGACCCGGACCTGGGCCAGAACGCCTACATCTCCTACTCCATCCTGGAGTGTGACATCCAGGGCATGTCGGTGTTCACCTACGTCTCCATCAACTCGGAGAACGGCTACCTGTACGCGCTGCGCTCCTTCGACTACGAGCAGCTGAAGGAGTTCCGCTTCACCGTGCAAGCCCTGGACTCGGGCAGCCCGGCGCTGGGCTCCAACGCCACCGTCAACATCCTCATCGTGGACCAGAACGACAACGCGCCGTCCATCGTCTCCCCGGTGTCCCGCAACGGCAGCTCCCGGGAGCTGGTGCCCCGCAGCGCCGAGCCCGGTTACCTGGTGGTCCGCCTGGTGGCGGTGGACGCGGACGACGGCGAGAACGCCCGGCTGACCTTCTACATCGCCCGCGGCAACGAGCTCGGCCTCTTCCGCATGGACTGGCGCAGCGGCGAGCTGAAGACCGCCCGGCGCTTCCCCGCCGCCGGCGCCGCCCCCTACGAGCTCCTGATCGAGGTGAGGGACCACGGGCAGCCGCCGCTCTCCGCCACCGCCACCGTCCTGGTGCTGGCGGTGGACAGCGCGGTCGAGCGGCCCGGGGAGAGGGGCAACCGAGCCGGCGGCCCCAAGGACCACGCGCTGGACCTGACCCTCATCCTGATCATCGCGCTGGGCTCGGTCTCCTTCGTCTTCCTGCTGGCCATGATCATGCTGGCCGTCCGCTGCCAGAAGGACAAGAAGCTGAACCTGTCCAGCTGCCTGGCCGGAGAGGGCTGTGCGTGCTGCCGCCAGGCCAGGAACCGTAAgaagaagctcagcaagtcagacATCATGCTGGTGCAGACCAGCAGCGCCAACGCCGCCCAGGTCTCGGTGGAGGAAGGTGGCTTCGGCCACCACAGCCAGAACTACTGCTACCAGGTCTGCCTGACCCCGGAGTCGGCCAAGACGGATCTCATGTTCCTGAAGCCCTGCAGCCCGTCCAGGAGCACGGACGCTGAGCACAACTCCTGCGGCGCTATCATCGCTGGCTACACCGACCAGCAGCCCGATATCATTTCCAATGGGAGTATATTATCCAACGAG ATTAAACACCAGCGGACGGAACTCAGTTTTCTGGTGGACAGACCCCGTCGAGTTAACAG TTCGGCTTTCCAGGAGGCGGATATAGTGAGTTCGAAGGACAGTGGCCAcggagacagcgaacaaggggACAGTGATCACGATGCCACGAACCGAGCTCAGAACTCTG GCCGTTCACCGAGGTGCATCCTCCTCCAGCTGGGGGAGAGCAGGACGGTCCAGGATTCAGACTTCTCTACGACTGCCGTCAATGCAGCTCTGTGA
- the LOC132833259 gene encoding protocadherin-10-like isoform X3: protein MLVWCLLVCIWWDPVASQIRYSVPEEQEHGTFVGNIAEDLGLDVTKLAARRFQTVASSRSPHLEVNLENGVLFVNEKIDREELCKQSPSCLLHLEVFLENPLELFRVEIEIVDINDNAPAFPEADLTVEISESASAGTRLPLESAFDPDVGSNSLRTYQITPNGYFELDVQTQGDGNKFAELVLEKPLDREQQALHRYVLTAVDGGLPQRTGTALLTVRVLDSNDNVPVFGQPVYTVSLEENSPPGTLLLQLNATDRDEGKNGEVIYSFSSHVSARVKELFSLDPRTGWLEVKGDVDYEESSLHQLYVQAKDLGPNAVPAHCKVLVRVTDVNDNAPEISFSTVSESVSEAAAPGTVVALLSVTDRDSGDNGQLHCEILGQVPFQLKSSFKNYYTVVTDGPLDREHGDSYTITVLARDRGSPPLASSKSIRVQVGDENDNAPRFSEAAYDVYVSENNVPGAYIYAVSAADPDLGQNAYISYSILECDIQGMSVFTYVSINSENGYLYALRSFDYEQLKEFRFTVQALDSGSPALGSNATVNILIVDQNDNAPSIVSPVSRNGSSRELVPRSAEPGYLVVRLVAVDADDGENARLTFYIARGNELGLFRMDWRSGELKTARRFPAAGAAPYELLIEVRDHGQPPLSATATVLVLAVDSAVERPGERGNRAGGPKDHALDLTLILIIALGSVSFVFLLAMIMLAVRCQKDKKLNLSSCLAGEGCACCRQARNRKKKLSKSDIMLVQTSSANAAQVSVEEGGFGHHSQNYCYQVCLTPESAKTDLMFLKPCSPSRSTDAEHNSCGAIIAGYTDQQPDIISNGSILSNEIKHQRTELSFLVDRPRRVNSSAFQEADIVSSKDSGHGDSEQGDSDHDATNRAQNSDFSLDLGRKTFQ from the exons ATGTTAGTGTGGTGTCTCCTGGTTTGCATCTGGTGGGACCCGGTCGCCTCTCAGATCCGCTACTCGGtgcccgaggagcaggagcatggCACCTTCGTGGGCAACATCGCTGAGGACTTGGGTCTGGACGTGACCAAGTTGGCGGCGCGCCGCTTCCAGACGGTGGCCAGCTCCCGGTCCCCTCACCTGGAGGTGAACCTGGAGAACGGCGTCCTGTTCGTCAACGAGAAGATCGACCGGGAGGAGCTGTGCAAGCAGAGCCCGAGCTGCCTGCTGCACCTCGAGGTCTTCCTGGAGAACCCGCTGGAGCTCTTCCGCGTCGAGATCGAGATCGTGGACATCAACGACAACGCCCCCGCCTTCCCGGAGGCCGACCTGACGGTGGAGATCTCCGAGAGCGCGTCGGCCGGCACCCGCCTGCCGCTGGAGAGCGCCTTCGACCCGGACGTGGGCAGCAACTCGCTGCGGACCTACCAGATCACCCCGAACGGCTACTTCGAGCTGGACGTGCAGACTCAAGGGGACGGGAACAAGTTCGCCGAGCTGGTGCTGGAGAAGCCGCTGGACCGGGAGCAGCAGGCGCTGCACCGGTACGTGCTGACCGCAGTAGACGGCGGCTTGCCCCAGCGGACCGGGACCGCCCTGCTCACCGTCAGGGTGCTGGACTCCAACGACAACGTGCCGGTGTTCGGCCAGCCGGTGTACACCGTCAGCCTGGAGGAGAACTCGCCTCCCGGCACGCTGCTGCTGCAGCTTAACGCCACCGACCGAGACGAGGGGAAGAACGGGGAGGTGATCTACTCGTTCAGCAGCCACGTCTCGGCCCGGGTCAAGGAGCTGTTCAGCCTGGACCCCCGGACCGGCTGGTTGGAGGTGAAAGGGGACGTGGATTACGAGGAGAGCAGTTTGCACCAGCTGTACGTGCAAGCCAAGGACCTTGGCCCCAACGCGGTCCCGGCTCACTGCAAGGTGCTAGTGCGGGTCACCGACGTGAACGACAACGCACCGGAGATCAGCTTCAGCACCGTGTCCGAGTCGGTGAGCGAGGCGGCGGCTCCGGGCACCGTGGTGGCTCTGCTCAGCGTCACCGACCGGGACTCGGGCGACAACGGGCAGCTGCACTGCGAGATCCTGGGCCAGGTGCCCTTCCAGCTCAAGTCCTCCTTCAAGAACTACTACACGGTGGTGACGGACGGGCCGCTGGACCGGGAGCACGGCGACTCGTACACCATCACGGTGCTGGCGCGGGACCGCGGCTCGCCCCCGCTGGCCTCCAGCAAGTCCATCAGGGTGCAGGTGGGCGATGAGAACGACAACGCGCCGCGGTTCTCCGAGGCTGCCTACGACGTGTATGTGAGCGAGAATAACGTGCCCGGGGCGTACATCTACGCGGTGAGCGCCGCCGACCCGGACCTGGGCCAGAACGCCTACATCTCCTACTCCATCCTGGAGTGTGACATCCAGGGCATGTCGGTGTTCACCTACGTCTCCATCAACTCGGAGAACGGCTACCTGTACGCGCTGCGCTCCTTCGACTACGAGCAGCTGAAGGAGTTCCGCTTCACCGTGCAAGCCCTGGACTCGGGCAGCCCGGCGCTGGGCTCCAACGCCACCGTCAACATCCTCATCGTGGACCAGAACGACAACGCGCCGTCCATCGTCTCCCCGGTGTCCCGCAACGGCAGCTCCCGGGAGCTGGTGCCCCGCAGCGCCGAGCCCGGTTACCTGGTGGTCCGCCTGGTGGCGGTGGACGCGGACGACGGCGAGAACGCCCGGCTGACCTTCTACATCGCCCGCGGCAACGAGCTCGGCCTCTTCCGCATGGACTGGCGCAGCGGCGAGCTGAAGACCGCCCGGCGCTTCCCCGCCGCCGGCGCCGCCCCCTACGAGCTCCTGATCGAGGTGAGGGACCACGGGCAGCCGCCGCTCTCCGCCACCGCCACCGTCCTGGTGCTGGCGGTGGACAGCGCGGTCGAGCGGCCCGGGGAGAGGGGCAACCGAGCCGGCGGCCCCAAGGACCACGCGCTGGACCTGACCCTCATCCTGATCATCGCGCTGGGCTCGGTCTCCTTCGTCTTCCTGCTGGCCATGATCATGCTGGCCGTCCGCTGCCAGAAGGACAAGAAGCTGAACCTGTCCAGCTGCCTGGCCGGAGAGGGCTGTGCGTGCTGCCGCCAGGCCAGGAACCGTAAgaagaagctcagcaagtcagacATCATGCTGGTGCAGACCAGCAGCGCCAACGCCGCCCAGGTCTCGGTGGAGGAAGGTGGCTTCGGCCACCACAGCCAGAACTACTGCTACCAGGTCTGCCTGACCCCGGAGTCGGCCAAGACGGATCTCATGTTCCTGAAGCCCTGCAGCCCGTCCAGGAGCACGGACGCTGAGCACAACTCCTGCGGCGCTATCATCGCTGGCTACACCGACCAGCAGCCCGATATCATTTCCAATGGGAGTATATTATCCAACGAG ATTAAACACCAGCGGACGGAACTCAGTTTTCTGGTGGACAGACCCCGTCGAGTTAACAG TTCGGCTTTCCAGGAGGCGGATATAGTGAGTTCGAAGGACAGTGGCCAcggagacagcgaacaaggggACAGTGATCACGATGCCACGAACCGAGCTCAGAACTCTG ACTTTTCTTTGGATCTTGGAAGGAAGACATTTCAGTGA
- the LOC132833259 gene encoding protocadherin-10-like isoform X1, which yields MLVWCLLVCIWWDPVASQIRYSVPEEQEHGTFVGNIAEDLGLDVTKLAARRFQTVASSRSPHLEVNLENGVLFVNEKIDREELCKQSPSCLLHLEVFLENPLELFRVEIEIVDINDNAPAFPEADLTVEISESASAGTRLPLESAFDPDVGSNSLRTYQITPNGYFELDVQTQGDGNKFAELVLEKPLDREQQALHRYVLTAVDGGLPQRTGTALLTVRVLDSNDNVPVFGQPVYTVSLEENSPPGTLLLQLNATDRDEGKNGEVIYSFSSHVSARVKELFSLDPRTGWLEVKGDVDYEESSLHQLYVQAKDLGPNAVPAHCKVLVRVTDVNDNAPEISFSTVSESVSEAAAPGTVVALLSVTDRDSGDNGQLHCEILGQVPFQLKSSFKNYYTVVTDGPLDREHGDSYTITVLARDRGSPPLASSKSIRVQVGDENDNAPRFSEAAYDVYVSENNVPGAYIYAVSAADPDLGQNAYISYSILECDIQGMSVFTYVSINSENGYLYALRSFDYEQLKEFRFTVQALDSGSPALGSNATVNILIVDQNDNAPSIVSPVSRNGSSRELVPRSAEPGYLVVRLVAVDADDGENARLTFYIARGNELGLFRMDWRSGELKTARRFPAAGAAPYELLIEVRDHGQPPLSATATVLVLAVDSAVERPGERGNRAGGPKDHALDLTLILIIALGSVSFVFLLAMIMLAVRCQKDKKLNLSSCLAGEGCACCRQARNRKKKLSKSDIMLVQTSSANAAQVSVEEGGFGHHSQNYCYQVCLTPESAKTDLMFLKPCSPSRSTDAEHNSCGAIIAGYTDQQPDIISNGSILSNEIKHQRTELSFLVDRPRRVNSSAFQEADIVSSKDSGHGDSEQGDSDHDATNRAQNSGADLFSNCTEECKALGHSDRCWMPTFVPTDGRQGPDYRSNLHVPGMDSVPDTEVYEAPEQTGEKSFSTFGKEKSHPSNLEKKEYDALLPNTRAPYKPPYLTRKRIC from the exons ATGTTAGTGTGGTGTCTCCTGGTTTGCATCTGGTGGGACCCGGTCGCCTCTCAGATCCGCTACTCGGtgcccgaggagcaggagcatggCACCTTCGTGGGCAACATCGCTGAGGACTTGGGTCTGGACGTGACCAAGTTGGCGGCGCGCCGCTTCCAGACGGTGGCCAGCTCCCGGTCCCCTCACCTGGAGGTGAACCTGGAGAACGGCGTCCTGTTCGTCAACGAGAAGATCGACCGGGAGGAGCTGTGCAAGCAGAGCCCGAGCTGCCTGCTGCACCTCGAGGTCTTCCTGGAGAACCCGCTGGAGCTCTTCCGCGTCGAGATCGAGATCGTGGACATCAACGACAACGCCCCCGCCTTCCCGGAGGCCGACCTGACGGTGGAGATCTCCGAGAGCGCGTCGGCCGGCACCCGCCTGCCGCTGGAGAGCGCCTTCGACCCGGACGTGGGCAGCAACTCGCTGCGGACCTACCAGATCACCCCGAACGGCTACTTCGAGCTGGACGTGCAGACTCAAGGGGACGGGAACAAGTTCGCCGAGCTGGTGCTGGAGAAGCCGCTGGACCGGGAGCAGCAGGCGCTGCACCGGTACGTGCTGACCGCAGTAGACGGCGGCTTGCCCCAGCGGACCGGGACCGCCCTGCTCACCGTCAGGGTGCTGGACTCCAACGACAACGTGCCGGTGTTCGGCCAGCCGGTGTACACCGTCAGCCTGGAGGAGAACTCGCCTCCCGGCACGCTGCTGCTGCAGCTTAACGCCACCGACCGAGACGAGGGGAAGAACGGGGAGGTGATCTACTCGTTCAGCAGCCACGTCTCGGCCCGGGTCAAGGAGCTGTTCAGCCTGGACCCCCGGACCGGCTGGTTGGAGGTGAAAGGGGACGTGGATTACGAGGAGAGCAGTTTGCACCAGCTGTACGTGCAAGCCAAGGACCTTGGCCCCAACGCGGTCCCGGCTCACTGCAAGGTGCTAGTGCGGGTCACCGACGTGAACGACAACGCACCGGAGATCAGCTTCAGCACCGTGTCCGAGTCGGTGAGCGAGGCGGCGGCTCCGGGCACCGTGGTGGCTCTGCTCAGCGTCACCGACCGGGACTCGGGCGACAACGGGCAGCTGCACTGCGAGATCCTGGGCCAGGTGCCCTTCCAGCTCAAGTCCTCCTTCAAGAACTACTACACGGTGGTGACGGACGGGCCGCTGGACCGGGAGCACGGCGACTCGTACACCATCACGGTGCTGGCGCGGGACCGCGGCTCGCCCCCGCTGGCCTCCAGCAAGTCCATCAGGGTGCAGGTGGGCGATGAGAACGACAACGCGCCGCGGTTCTCCGAGGCTGCCTACGACGTGTATGTGAGCGAGAATAACGTGCCCGGGGCGTACATCTACGCGGTGAGCGCCGCCGACCCGGACCTGGGCCAGAACGCCTACATCTCCTACTCCATCCTGGAGTGTGACATCCAGGGCATGTCGGTGTTCACCTACGTCTCCATCAACTCGGAGAACGGCTACCTGTACGCGCTGCGCTCCTTCGACTACGAGCAGCTGAAGGAGTTCCGCTTCACCGTGCAAGCCCTGGACTCGGGCAGCCCGGCGCTGGGCTCCAACGCCACCGTCAACATCCTCATCGTGGACCAGAACGACAACGCGCCGTCCATCGTCTCCCCGGTGTCCCGCAACGGCAGCTCCCGGGAGCTGGTGCCCCGCAGCGCCGAGCCCGGTTACCTGGTGGTCCGCCTGGTGGCGGTGGACGCGGACGACGGCGAGAACGCCCGGCTGACCTTCTACATCGCCCGCGGCAACGAGCTCGGCCTCTTCCGCATGGACTGGCGCAGCGGCGAGCTGAAGACCGCCCGGCGCTTCCCCGCCGCCGGCGCCGCCCCCTACGAGCTCCTGATCGAGGTGAGGGACCACGGGCAGCCGCCGCTCTCCGCCACCGCCACCGTCCTGGTGCTGGCGGTGGACAGCGCGGTCGAGCGGCCCGGGGAGAGGGGCAACCGAGCCGGCGGCCCCAAGGACCACGCGCTGGACCTGACCCTCATCCTGATCATCGCGCTGGGCTCGGTCTCCTTCGTCTTCCTGCTGGCCATGATCATGCTGGCCGTCCGCTGCCAGAAGGACAAGAAGCTGAACCTGTCCAGCTGCCTGGCCGGAGAGGGCTGTGCGTGCTGCCGCCAGGCCAGGAACCGTAAgaagaagctcagcaagtcagacATCATGCTGGTGCAGACCAGCAGCGCCAACGCCGCCCAGGTCTCGGTGGAGGAAGGTGGCTTCGGCCACCACAGCCAGAACTACTGCTACCAGGTCTGCCTGACCCCGGAGTCGGCCAAGACGGATCTCATGTTCCTGAAGCCCTGCAGCCCGTCCAGGAGCACGGACGCTGAGCACAACTCCTGCGGCGCTATCATCGCTGGCTACACCGACCAGCAGCCCGATATCATTTCCAATGGGAGTATATTATCCAACGAG ATTAAACACCAGCGGACGGAACTCAGTTTTCTGGTGGACAGACCCCGTCGAGTTAACAG TTCGGCTTTCCAGGAGGCGGATATAGTGAGTTCGAAGGACAGTGGCCAcggagacagcgaacaaggggACAGTGATCACGATGCCACGAACCGAGCTCAGAACTCTG GAGCTGACCTCTTTTCCAATTGCACAGAAGAGTGTAAAGCACTGGGACACTCAGATCGTTGTTGGATGCCCACATTTGTACCCACAGATGGCCGTCAAGGACCTGATTACCGCAGCAATCTGCATGTTCCTGGCATGGACTCTGTGCCTGACACCGAGGTCTATGAAGCTCCAGAGCAGACAGGAGAGAAATCCTTCTctacatttggaaaagaaaagtCACATCCATCTAATTTAGAAAAGAAAGAATATGATGCACTTCTGCCCAACACACGTGCGCCTTACAAGCCGCCATATTTAA